Within Limnohabitans sp. 2KL-27, the genomic segment GTCTGAATTGACCGCGACGCAAGTGGTTCGCGACATCAGCAATGGCAAGCTCAAGGCCGAAACCTATATGGCCGCCATGATTGCGCGTGCCAAGGCTGTCAGCAGCCTCAATGCCATGATTTACCTGAATGAAGACAAAGCCATGGCGGCGGCACGTCAGGTCGATGCGGACCGTACCGCCGGCAAAAAACTCGGTGCTTTGGCCGGTTTGCCGATTGTCGTCAAGGACAACATCAACACCAAGGACATGAAGACCACGGGGGGCACACCCTCGCTGCGCCATTTTCAGCCCAGCAAAAATGCACCCTCCGTTCAAAAGTTAATCGATGCTGGCGCCATTGTCCTGGGCAAATCCAATCTGCACGAATGGGCTTTTGGCATCACCAGTACCAACTTCACGCTGGGCACAGACCAATCTGGCGGCGCTGCACGCCCCTGCAAAAATCCCTATGACAGCACCCGCATTCCTGGCGGCTCGTCGGGGGGCACGGCTGCAGCCATTGCCGCAAGATTTGCACCGGCCGGTCTGGGCACAGACACGGGGGGGTCAACCCGCGTGCCAGCCTCCTTCTGTGGTGTGGCCGGTTTCCGTCCCTCGGTGGGCGATGGCGAAGGCAAAGGCCGCCGCTACCCCGACACCGTCAACGATGCCCTGCCCATCAGCACCACGCGCGACACGGTGGGACCCATGGCCCGCACAGTGGCCGACTTGGCCTTGTTGGATGCCGTGATTGCAGGCGGCGATGTGCCTGTGGCCAAATCGCTCAAAGGCCTCAAAATCGGCATTCCTGCCACCTTCTGGGCGGGCTTGGATGACAGCGTGAAGACGGTGGCCGATGACGCCAAGAAAAAGCTGGCGGCTGCCGGTGTGGTGTTTGTGGATGCCGATCTGGCGGGCATCATGGCACTCAATGGGGAGATGTCGTTTCCGATTGCCTTGCACGAGCCGGTGCACGCCATTCCGGCCTATTTGTCGGCCAATAACGCGCCTGTCAAAACCGTCAAGGAAGTGGCGGATCAACTTGCCAGCCCGGATGTGGCGGGTGCCTTTGGCGCCATTCAAGGCCCCTTCAGTGAAGCCGCTTTCCACGATGCGTATTTGGGCATCATGGCCACCAAGCGTCCAGCCTTGCAAAAACTCTACAAAGACTATTTCGCCACGCAAGGTGTGGAGTGCGTGTTGTTACCAACAACCCTCTTGGCCGCGCCCAAGATCGACGCCGCCAATGGCTCCAAAAACCTCAGCTACACCGTCGGCGGTGTGGTGCAAAAAGACAAAGACACCTTTGGCACTTGCATCCGCAACACCGACCCCTGCACCAATGCTGGCATTCCCAGCGTGTCGATTCCGGCAGGTTTGACGGCAGGCGGTTTGCCCGTGGGCATGCAAATCGACGGCCCCTTGGGCTCGGACAGCAATCTGCTGGCCATTGGCATGGGCATCGAGGCGGTTTGGGGGTCGGTCAAAGCACCGGCAATCTGATCAAGACCGGCCCTGAGCCGGTCAGAAACGCCAGAAAAGGCCGGGTGTCATTCAAAGCACCTGGCCTTTTTTGTGGAGATCTGGCTCAGTCCGCCGTAAAACCAGAGGCCTTCACAACCGGTGCCCAGCGAGCGGTTTCTGAGCTGATCAATGTCTGAAGGTCTTGCGGGGTACCGCCGCCGATTTCTAAGCCCATTTTGGTGAAACGATCTTTAATCGCCGGGTTTTTCAACGCGCGGTTCACAGCGGCATTCAAAGTGGTGATCTGCGCGGAATCCATGCCGCCCGGCGCGAACAGGGCAAACCAGCCCACGCCGACCAAATCCTTGAAGCCTGACTCGCGCAGCGTGGGCACATCCGGAAACAAGGCATTGCGCTGAGGGCCTGAGGTGGCCAGGATGCGGCTTTTGCCTGCGCGGTGCATCTCGCCCTGGTCGACCAAGGTGTCAATGCCCAAGGTCACTTGATCGCCGATGAGGGCCGTCATCAATTGCGCACCGCCGTTGTAGGGCACATGGGTCAGATCGAGCCCCGTCTTCTGGCCAATCATCACGCCAAAGAAATGCGGCAAACTGCCTGGGGCAGGTGAGCCAAATGAGCCGGTTTTGGGATTCTTTTTGACCACGGGCACCAAGTCCGCAATGCTGCGAATCGGGCTGTCGGCCTTGACCGACACACCAAACTGGAAGTCGGCAATGTGCGCCACAGGTGCAAGGTCTTTTTGCACGTCGTAGTTGAGTTTCTTGAACACCAGCGGCGCCAGCACCGGCACCACAATCGGTGCCAGCATGATCGTGGTCCCGTTGGGCGCAGCATTCTTCAAGGCTTCAGCGGCGATGCGGCCACCTGCCCCCACGCGGTTTTCGACCACCACAGGGCGGCCCAATTCGTCCTTGAGGCGTTCGGCCAACAGACGTGCGGCCAGATCGGCAGAGCCGCCAGCACCAAAACCCACCAACACTTTGAGGGGGACCGGCTCGTTGGCTTGCGCCAACCCAGACAACAACAGCAACATGCTGCCCAACCAGAGTTTCGTTTTCATCGCGCTTCCTTGATATTCAAAAGTTGAAAAACACACCAGAGGACTTTAGGGTTTTCTGCCGGTAGCGAACACCCTCAAAA encodes:
- the iaaH gene encoding indoleacetamide hydrolase, coding for MAQAKTKDALSELTATQVVRDISNGKLKAETYMAAMIARAKAVSSLNAMIYLNEDKAMAAARQVDADRTAGKKLGALAGLPIVVKDNINTKDMKTTGGTPSLRHFQPSKNAPSVQKLIDAGAIVLGKSNLHEWAFGITSTNFTLGTDQSGGAARPCKNPYDSTRIPGGSSGGTAAAIAARFAPAGLGTDTGGSTRVPASFCGVAGFRPSVGDGEGKGRRYPDTVNDALPISTTRDTVGPMARTVADLALLDAVIAGGDVPVAKSLKGLKIGIPATFWAGLDDSVKTVADDAKKKLAAAGVVFVDADLAGIMALNGEMSFPIALHEPVHAIPAYLSANNAPVKTVKEVADQLASPDVAGAFGAIQGPFSEAAFHDAYLGIMATKRPALQKLYKDYFATQGVECVLLPTTLLAAPKIDAANGSKNLSYTVGGVVQKDKDTFGTCIRNTDPCTNAGIPSVSIPAGLTAGGLPVGMQIDGPLGSDSNLLAIGMGIEAVWGSVKAPAI
- a CDS encoding Bug family tripartite tricarboxylate transporter substrate binding protein yields the protein MKTKLWLGSMLLLLSGLAQANEPVPLKVLVGFGAGGSADLAARLLAERLKDELGRPVVVENRVGAGGRIAAEALKNAAPNGTTIMLAPIVVPVLAPLVFKKLNYDVQKDLAPVAHIADFQFGVSVKADSPIRSIADLVPVVKKNPKTGSFGSPAPGSLPHFFGVMIGQKTGLDLTHVPYNGGAQLMTALIGDQVTLGIDTLVDQGEMHRAGKSRILATSGPQRNALFPDVPTLRESGFKDLVGVGWFALFAPGGMDSAQITTLNAAVNRALKNPAIKDRFTKMGLEIGGGTPQDLQTLISSETARWAPVVKASGFTAD